The Cygnus olor isolate bCygOlo1 chromosome 2, bCygOlo1.pri.v2, whole genome shotgun sequence genome contains the following window.
GGGGTTTATAACCTAGCAGTTTGCTGTTCTCAGATACTAATGCTTAAAGTTTTAATGAGCACAGGCAAATGAGAGTGCTTAGCAACAATACAGATAGTACAACAAATACAGGATAAGCAGTTTGAGATTAGATTTTAATACCTTCTTAATGACAACACCAAGATCTAGTTATTGCTCTGTGTAACTAAGCCACTAACACAGATGCTAGAATACTACAATACTTACGCACTGTTGGGGTTTCCACTTTGGGAAGTGAGATTTTGGAAGCAACCAGGACAAAGCGTGACACAGGGAGAGAATTTCTTCTTGCCAAACAATATATTCAGTCTGCACAAGCACCATGATGGTATGGGCAAAGTGCCCTCCCTTGCATTGATTTCACAGAATTTCTCTAGATCCCTACAAATTGGAGAACTACAGCAAAGGTATTGACATTGCTTATTAAagattacattttcttttaaaccttaACCCCCTTCTTAACTCCATTTATTCCCAGGAATGACAGTCGGATGGATGCAATCATGCTTCATGTTTCAGAActagtttgtttatttatttatttatctatcgatctatttatttatttatttatttaggagaGGGACTAGTTAAACTAAGCTCTGAATGGCCTTGAAAGGAGTTTGACTCCTCAATGTGAAACTTGTAGGACCCTCTAATGTTTGAAAACATGTTGGCcgaaaacaaaagcaaaagctttggGATGCTGTAAACTCCCCAAGCAAGCTGACGTCAGCTTGCCATTTGGGAATCACTGGTCAAGAAGCTGAAGGGAAAGGCTGCCAAAATTGGAAATGGATCCTCAAGCTCAAACTCTGTGcagtgcagaaaagaaacagcgAGCCAGGATCTGAATAGTTAGACAAAGGACACGACGAATTGTCCCTCTTACCATATGGCTAAAGATGTTGCCCTGGCAGAATTCAGTGTGTCAGACACGGGCCTCTAAAAAAGATCACACTTACTAGAACTTCAGTCCCGTACTTGTTCCAGAACAGGGGAATaaccttgtttttatttgtgctcCACTGCTGATATTGCCATTATGCAATGCCCTAAGCTAGACAAAGCTTTACAACAGCAGGATGAATACATGTATCAAATAgggtgggaggaaaggggaaataaCCAGCTCAAGTCCAGATAATGAATCATTGAAACAGGAACAAATCCCCATTCCTCCAATACCTTTAATGTTGCCACCTTGATACACCCTCCATCTGGCCTAATGATAGTTTCAGAAACTACTGCATGTGTTGTCTCCTATAATGCTGCAAATCTCTGAAAAACACCCAGGTGAAGGACTCACAGTTCATGCCCTCCTCCTTCATCTCCAGTTCTCCATGATGCCACAGAAAACCGAAGCAAGCAAGGCACCATGGTCCCTTTActcctttctttcttatgtCACATATTGCCCCTTCAAgcctctttaaaataatttcctgcaggaaaacaagcaaacaagctgGTGTGTCATTACTGCGTGCCTTTTTTTACCATGCATTGATTTATTGCTATGTGATATACTAGTCCTATACTGAATCTAATTAGTAAATCACCAAAAGGTGATGTCTGGCTCGAAAGCTTCACAGAGGTAAGGGGCAGACCCAGTGTCAGAGTGATGTACAAATCAGTTCATGCCAAGAATATCTGGCATTGCTTTTTGTTACCCAATACAACTTCAGCATCTGTTCAGGTCTCCTGTTCTCCTCGTGCTGATCTTTGCTACGAGGAGACGAAAATGACCGAACAATAGATTTAATGGTCCGTATATCAGTGCCTCAAACACtgtctctccctttctctgtgAACCCTGGAAGCACATGTTCAGATCCCAGCAGACCTGACTTAGcccttctcctttccaggaaagacagaaagttGCAGCTTTCTGTACACCGGccaaatgagaaacagaaaacaaaggagagagagggcaaagaaaagcatttataaGGAAGTGAGAGACTTTTGAGgaggaaataatgaaacagGAAGATAATGTCAGAGGCAACAGCCACAGGGAAAACACCCAACAAGAGCGAAGCTAAGGAGAGgtgggaagaaaatgctgatgagagactgagggaagggaaagcagaatgaaacagaaaggagTCTCAGCAAATTTCCATAATGTAACACTGATGAAGCCTTTTTTGATTATAAACAggaattttcagaagtgttccCTTGCAGAAAGTTTGCATACTCATATTTTAATATCTCTCTTTTAATATCTCTCAACACTTTCCCAGCCTTAAGACATCACTTGCATGGTACCTTGTGGGACCTGGATACAGGTTGCTTCTATCCAGATCTAGAGAGAAGCCTGAGCTGATTCTACATTTGTGTTGGATGCAAAACTTCAAAATGCCAAGGAAAGTAATAAGCTTCTGGGCCAGCTCAAGAAAATCCAAATCCATGAGTCTGTACAGTCTTAAACACTTCCACAAATCTCAGCCTGCACCTAATGCAAGTCCAGACTCAAGCACCAACCCAGTGTGCAAACTATGCATTATTGCCCTTTACAGCCCACGAGGTGCTTACCTGACTCTATCCTCTCAGACTAGATATTGTTCATATTCTCAGACTGAATGTATGGCTACAACATTTCTTGAGATAGATCTATACAACTATAAAAACTACAAAGATTATAGCTGTccctgaaataattttgcaaggTATAGACCATCACTCAGTACTAGTGTCAAAAAACAGACTGCCAGAGAAATCACTGTAGAGCAGAGAGGAAGCTTTGGAGCTCCACAGAGTGATTTCACCAGACTTTTCCACCTGAAACACATTTCTCCTGTGCAGACTATTTGCACAGCATAATTCCACCTCAGGAGGACTGGCACCAGTTGTCTATTCTCTCTGCACCCTACGAAGCGAAAAGAAGTAGTCTCTGATCTCCTCAGGGCCTCTGCTGCAGACTTCAGGGGGAGGACTTTCCAGCGGATTCCCCTCAAAATTGCACGAGCAGTAATTGCATCCCCAGTCCAAGTTCACCAGCTCCCCAAATCTTGCCGGAAGGGCCCGTAAACAGTTGTTTCCCAGCCACAGCGTGTGCAGGTTCCTTAAAACACAGATACCCTCAGGCAGGCTCTCCAGGGAGTTGAAGAGCAACAGCAACGTTTCCAGTTTCTCCAGATGCCGGATGCCGGAGGGGATTGTGCGGATTTTGTTGTCGCTCACGTCCAGAAAGGTGAGGCCCCTCAGCTGGCAGAGGGGGGCAGGCAGTTCGGCCAGGTCGTTGTTGGCCAGGTGGAGGCTGCGCAGCCTCTGAAGCGCCGCCATTTCAGGGGGCAGGGAGCTCAGGCGGTTGTTGCTCAGGGTGAGCCTCTCCAAGTGCCTCAGAGAGCCGATTTCGGCAGGAATGGCCTTCAGGTTGTTGGAGTCCATGTAAAGGAGGGTGAGGTTCTTCAGGCGGCTGATGTCTCGGGGGAGCAGCTCCAGCCGGTGCCTCAGGCAGCTCTCTCGTTCTGGGCTCATCTCCAGGACCTGCAGCTGGTCCAGGCCAAAGACCTGCTCAGGAactgctgccagctctctgcCGGAgatcttcagtttcttcttcccttcataCTTGGGGTCATGCTCTGTAAGGTACCTCCAGAGTGGGTCAGGACCCGTAGGGGCACATCTGAAGGAGGCGGCTGCGTTCATTCTCCCACCAGAAATGTGGCTGGCCGAACCGAGCCCAGGAGGGCAACCGACGATTTGTTGCATGCACCACGGGCAACCGCTGAGGTCCTCGGTCGAACAAGGCCCTCTGTCAGCTTTCCTCTCTGCCAGGCACATAACAACACACATGCGGAGTGTTTGGGTTGCTCAGAGACATCCCACTGAGCAAACATTTGCCCTTCTTGCTCGGTCAGGTGTTTCCCTCCTGGCACTGTAGCATACACAAAACCCagtttctgggctgcaaataATTCCTCTCGTGCTTTCAGCCAGTGAGGTGGTGGCAAAGTGTTTGCTGGTGTTTAGAAAGTgaaacagcagtgctgtgcttgtgcTTGTCAGCAGTTTGgttcaaagcattttttgtttgtagcTCTGTCCTGGTGGGTGCACCTAAGATGTTTGTAAGAGGAATTCACATTGGTCATTCCCAGGGGGTTGCAATGGAAGCATCAAGTCTGGGTAGCTAAAGCACATGGTAAATGGGACAAGAAGACAGACTCATAGCTGGTGGCTTGggagctggcagccaggaaCAAGCCCTGCCCTCCAGGACGGCTTTTGCCCTTAGCATTaaccaaacacaaaaagcaTCAGTTTTGAAATCTGGAAGTCCTTCTCTGCCCTGCTGAGCACATGAACCTCTGCACCACAGAGATACGgtctttcttgtgctgcatTTATTCTggcatatttaaaaacaatttttgatcCCTTACTGTATGGTTTtgtaagagatgaaaaataccAGGTTTATCCTAAGTCACTCAGCACAGCATGCAGTGTAGCGAGCAGGGCATTTTCCCAGGAGACAATTGTGGGTTTGAAGCCTCAGGCTGAGAAAGCTACctcttttatttcatcttctaaTCCTTAAGGctttcagctaaaaaaaatgcttagaatGACCATATCAGATGCTTTTCACAGTCTCCCACTGACTATTAAAGGCAAAAGACAGTGTGTTGTAAGCGCAGTGTGAACAGACCTACCAGGTCAGATCTTGTGGACAGTGAATGCATGAGCTCCGATTCCCCACTCCAGATCCGATGTCCTCTCAGCCCTGGATGGTGCTGAGTTTGCTGAGCCTGTCTCCCAGCACCAGCTTGCACAGATGGGTGGAGAGTGTTGGGAGCCTGCTAGGCAGAAGATGCTGACCAGAGGATTTGGGGATTATAGGTGAATACCAACACCATTTCTGAACTTACACTTTAggctcttctgttttctattgGATTTTGCCATCAAATACAGACTTTAAGAGCTGTTGCATACTGACTGTTATCCTCAACTTGGATTGAGTGCAAATACCCTAACCCTATTGAAATCAAGCTCTGAATTTCATTCTGATTCATCTGTAAGAGAAAACTACCACCTGCCTGGTATCCATCAGTGCTATGAAGCTCCTTTTGTATCATAAACTCCTGGGATGATGACGGCTTCCTGATGGGGACCATGCAAGCTACTGAGCTGGGACTATCACAACTCGGTGAACAATGGTGTGAGCAGATCCAGGGGATACTGAATGGTTATCCTTTTCTTTAGGGTCACCATTAATGTCAATGCAGTCTGAAGGTTATGGCAGCTTCATCAAGAAGGGGGTGGACATTTTGCATAAAAAAGATTCAACAGAGGAAGTCTAATAGCTGTTCATAAGTAAGACTGTATATAATAACTtggaaatatattaatatatcaGAGATGAATAGAGCAGCCAAggaaaagtgagattttttttcacttgcaagGGAAAGTTGCTGACTAGAAATGACAGACTTTACAATTAACCATAAAAATAAGACTCCCATCAAAAAACTGCTGAAGAACTTACTGCAATGAGAGCCATTTCAGACTTGAACAAAAGCCATCCCCattactacaggaaaaaaaatgttttttatatattagcTTTGTCTGTCCTGTGAAATAAACTGAATTGCTGTACATGCTGCCTTCTGCTTAAACAGATTTCTCTCTCCACATCAAAACCCGAGACTTTCAGACAGAACCTCATGCTGAGCCAAACCttagagagagatttttctgatGCTGGACACTGTTCTCCCTACTGCACTTTTTCCCTCCAGGGGTCTGACCCTGGGCTTTCCTTTACCAAGGTGCCAGGTTCTTTTCTGCTCCATCTTGCAGGACATCCTTCC
Protein-coding sequences here:
- the LOC121065180 gene encoding leucine-rich repeat-containing protein 30-like, with product MQQIVGCPPGLGSASHISGGRMNAAASFRCAPTGPDPLWRYLTEHDPKYEGKKKLKISGRELAAVPEQVFGLDQLQVLEMSPERESCLRHRLELLPRDISRLKNLTLLYMDSNNLKAIPAEIGSLRHLERLTLSNNRLSSLPPEMAALQRLRSLHLANNDLAELPAPLCQLRGLTFLDVSDNKIRTIPSGIRHLEKLETLLLLFNSLESLPEGICVLRNLHTLWLGNNCLRALPARFGELVNLDWGCNYCSCNFEGNPLESPPPEVCSRGPEEIRDYFFSLRRVQRE